The Leptotrichia hongkongensis genome has a window encoding:
- the hisS gene encoding histidine--tRNA ligase, with product MISVLKGMKDRYSDDVKKYDLIVDTAKSVFEKYGFERIITPILEETELFRRGVGDETDVVSKEMYEFTDKGNRNVTMRPEGTAGVVRAYLEAGFHKSSPIVKWFYNGPMYRYEAPQKGRFREFHQMGIEMFGVRSAYLDAEIIRMGCEFLEKLGITGLTVEINSLGNIDSRKKYIDDLKAFMEKRLDKLSDDSKRRYKTNPLRALDSKDKGDQEQFINAPKLYDYLDEESKNYFEDTKKYLELMNINYVVNDKLVRGLDYYSDTVFEIKSDKLGSQATVLAGGRYDRLLEILGNAKVPGIGFAAGMERIAMLMDENLIAKEENKTYVIYFDETKEYFVKIVEELRKNGIKVNFDYNPKSFGAQMKKANKENSEFVIILGEDEQNENVVTMKKFSTGEQEKYKLEEIIKLLK from the coding sequence ATGATTAGTGTTTTAAAAGGAATGAAAGATAGATATTCTGACGATGTAAAAAAATATGACTTAATTGTTGATACAGCAAAAAGTGTATTTGAAAAATATGGATTTGAACGAATTATAACGCCTATTCTGGAAGAAACTGAGCTTTTTAGACGTGGTGTTGGAGATGAAACAGATGTTGTTTCAAAGGAAATGTACGAATTTACAGACAAAGGCAATCGAAACGTTACAATGCGTCCAGAAGGTACTGCTGGAGTTGTACGTGCCTATTTGGAAGCAGGTTTTCACAAGTCTTCCCCAATTGTAAAATGGTTCTACAACGGTCCAATGTATCGTTACGAAGCCCCTCAAAAAGGAAGATTTAGGGAATTTCATCAAATGGGTATCGAAATGTTTGGAGTCCGTTCTGCTTACCTTGATGCAGAAATTATACGAATGGGATGTGAATTTCTTGAAAAACTTGGAATTACTGGACTGACTGTGGAAATAAACAGTCTTGGGAATATTGATTCAAGAAAAAAATACATTGATGATTTAAAAGCATTTATGGAAAAAAGACTAGATAAACTTAGTGACGACTCAAAACGAAGATATAAAACTAATCCTTTAAGAGCATTGGATTCAAAGGATAAAGGTGACCAAGAACAATTTATCAATGCTCCAAAATTATATGATTATCTTGACGAAGAAAGTAAAAATTATTTTGAAGATACAAAGAAATATCTTGAATTAATGAATATTAATTATGTAGTAAATGACAAGTTGGTACGTGGACTTGACTATTACTCAGATACAGTCTTTGAAATAAAATCTGACAAATTAGGTTCGCAGGCAACTGTGCTAGCTGGGGGACGTTACGACAGACTACTTGAAATACTTGGAAATGCAAAAGTGCCAGGAATAGGTTTTGCCGCTGGAATGGAAAGAATTGCAATGCTTATGGATGAAAATTTGATTGCAAAAGAAGAAAATAAGACTTACGTTATTTATTTTGATGAAACAAAAGAATATTTTGTAAAAATAGTAGAAGAACTACGAAAAAATGGAATAAAAGTCAACTTTGACTACAATCCAAAAAGTTTTGGAGCCCAAATGAAAAAAGCAAATAAAGAAAATTCAGAATTTGTAATAATTTTAGGTGAAGATGAACAAAATGAAAATGTAGTTACAATGAAAAAATTTAGTACAGGGGAGCAAGAAAAATATAAATTGGAAGAAATTATTAAACTTTTAAAATAA